The Zavarzinella sp. sequence TTTACCAGCCTTTCTCCGAGAAAATCCAGGTGATTATTCAAATCAGCTCCCAGACTGCGTGCGAGAGAATGCACTGCAAACGCACGTACCGTGCGATCAGCATCTTTCTCGATGGTCTCCAAAAGTGCCGGCACCGCAGGCAGTACATCAGAACCCATCTTTTCTAGCGCAAGTACAATCTGCGTACGGACTTCCACAGATTCATCCTTCAACAAAGCCTTCGCAAGTGTGGGGACTGCAGAGTTTGCCATACGACCTAACAGCATAATGGAACGGGCTGCTTCTTTTCGCACATTTTTCTCAGCATCGTTTAGCAAGACTTCACCTAAATTGCCAACGGATGGGATTGCTCCATTACCAAGTCGACCCAGAGTAAATGCAGCAGCCAGGCGAACGGTGGGATCTTTATCTTTCAACAAAGCATTCAAGTTTGGCAGAATACTGACCGCACTGACCCCCACCTGACCTAAAGAAGTCGCAGCAGCCGCACGTACTTTGGCTTCGGGATCATCAAGTGCTTTGATTAAGGAAGGCAGCGCGGGCTGGGCTTTTTCCCCACCTTTGCCTAATGCCTCAGCAGCCATTGCCCGAACTTCAGGCGATTTGTCTGTAAGCATCGTATCTGCTAAGGGTGCGACCAGTTTCTGGATATGTTCCTGCTTGAAGTTTTTCACTAATCCTACCACTCGCAGGCGAACTACAGGTGTTGTTTCGTTGGCAAGCGATACCTGGAAAGCCTCTAATACTTTGGCATCTTTCTTTTCGTCCAGTGCCAGAATGATCGCCGCAACAAGTCTCTGGTTAGGTGTTTTTCCCTCTTTCAGCTCTACTATCCACTCGGAAATTGTTTTCCCACGGATCATTGGTTCTTGTGCTGATGTGCTGAAACACCACCCAAAACTAACGAAAGTGGTAACGACGATAAAACGCAGCATGGTGAACCTCTGGCAAAACAAGAACTTTCATTATCATGGACGACTGGACGAGGGTCAAACAACTTTTTCGTGCTGTTACTAACCAAAGCAAACAAGAAGGAAGTAAAAATGAATTAATTCTAATTAATGAATTAGTATTTGTCGGATTTCAGTTTTGGGAAGCGCCGATAACCTTTACAGACGTAAATCTGCCAGACAACCACGCGACGACCCGATTCCATGTATTCGTAAACGACAGGCTTTTCAACGCTATCAAAAGCTGTTTTCAGTATTGGTTCCAGTACACCAATGCCCACAATAATGAAAGTTTTTCCTGCGAATTGTTCGGGATTGGCAATCGGATTTGGCATCCAATGATCGTACTGGCTATGCCGATCTCCAAAAGGAATCCCCACGCTATAAACCGTGGGGTGTTCTGAACAATAAATCCCCAACTGGCCTGGAATGGTCCAGTTGGTACCAGCAATCAGTGGTGGTTCCCCAGTTTGTGTGAGAATATCCTCACGAATGATATCTACTTGCTGGGCAAGGCCATGCCAGCCCTTTAATCGGCAGGCAGGATCGAACTTTCGGATGGGCGTGGGGTTTATTGCGGAATCTACCGGCACCCAAGGCATCAAGATGGGGTGTATGAGTTTTGTGTTATATAACAGAATGCTTCCAATGCCGCCTAATGCCAGTACCAGTAACAGATCGATTCGGAACAGTATCCTCAGCCACCGTGGAGAAAGATTCAGCACGTATGGCAACGATATGAAAGCCAGCACGATACCCGATATGTAGGTGGCTGCGGGCCAATTCACCTGCCCAGCCGAACGGAAACTGGCAATTCCAAATACCAGAAATGTTGGAACGGATAGCCAGATCAGATATTGCTGGCTGACCAAATTTCTGTGCACGGTTCTTGCACGCCAGATGCCAATCAACCACATGGCGAACCAATAAACCAGCATCACGCCCATCTGGGTGCCAAAATAAACGAATGGGCCATACCAGCGAAAACTCGTTTTTGTTTTCTGCGTATCTCCTGCGGCCTGAACTGCTACATGTTTGAATGAAACCCAATCGTGTTGGCTGTTCCAC is a genomic window containing:
- a CDS encoding HEAT repeat domain-containing protein, producing MLRFIVVTTFVSFGWCFSTSAQEPMIRGKTISEWIVELKEGKTPNQRLVAAIILALDEKKDAKVLEAFQVSLANETTPVVRLRVVGLVKNFKQEHIQKLVAPLADTMLTDKSPEVRAMAAEALGKGGEKAQPALPSLIKALDDPEAKVRAAAATSLGQVGVSAVSILPNLNALLKDKDPTVRLAAAFTLGRLGNGAIPSVGNLGEVLLNDAEKNVRKEAARSIMLLGRMANSAVPTLAKALLKDESVEVRTQIVLALEKMGSDVLPAVPALLETIEKDADRTVRAFAVHSLARSLGADLNNHLDFLGERLVKDTEGEVRLAIVSELGALGPAAESALPDIRKAESDLQLNVREAAKLAIRRITMPIPKEEPKPDPEK
- a CDS encoding glycosyltransferase family 39 protein, with translation MYSPQTRSNTALAIILIASVTIIRLLYLYLWCPYDMAPDEAHYWDWSRHLDWSYYSKGPLIAWIIRAAIEFFQLVNIQTASLMPVIRTPAVLLGAMTLWGIYLLVRNTTNDARLALIGVGVSLTLPPFHMASIIMTIDSPYLCCWTWATVCGWDAVQTGRYRSYIGAGIFLCLGILAKYTMFLWLVSFGIFLILTPQYRGILFSRKLWLLVAIGGLSGLPILWWNSQHDWVSFKHVAVQAAGDTQKTKTSFRWYGPFVYFGTQMGVMLVYWFAMWLIGIWRARTVHRNLVSQQYLIWLSVPTFLVFGIASFRSAGQVNWPAATYISGIVLAFISLPYVLNLSPRWLRILFRIDLLLVLALGGIGSILLYNTKLIHPILMPWVPVDSAINPTPIRKFDPACRLKGWHGLAQQVDIIREDILTQTGEPPLIAGTNWTIPGQLGIYCSEHPTVYSVGIPFGDRHSQYDHWMPNPIANPEQFAGKTFIIVGIGVLEPILKTAFDSVEKPVVYEYMESGRRVVVWQIYVCKGYRRFPKLKSDKY